A genomic region of Metopolophium dirhodum isolate CAU chromosome 1, ASM1992520v1, whole genome shotgun sequence contains the following coding sequences:
- the LOC132934892 gene encoding uncharacterized protein LOC132934892 isoform X1 — MICFICKISVDTFSALAFHYKFMHFLDPLSSYECSESNCSQTFQNLNGLRRHILRIHNNSSKLTEVNSDFNTNTSTNTMINPSHINTSCAPLIDTNMNMLNNSSITSPLLNTNHFNLKEALDFLNVSAVKFSLQLHNNNNFSRKDILNIQCEISDKILNSIILLLKGTLLDKINDPLLISTTNMIISEISSLFKYCGSEYKLNKWLSNKELTADIVQFTINNEINFVSHAGENEYDEINTKGILFPLKFQFQKYYEKNDLLIQTLQLYDNLNISDDSFLSNFIQGSLWKDKVKLYQNKIVLPYFIYIDDFEINNPLGSNANFQSISAVYYSFPLSKNNSKISEIFLAALIKAKDLKHFGNDLCFKNLVDELNSLERDGISINTSCGKKNVHFILGLVIGDNLGLNCICDFSKSFSANFYCRFCKVNKSLTKHLAVEDESMLRDVHNYQTDVEINDFKVTGIYKECILNQIDSFHVTTNYCIDVMHDLFEGVCHYNVCHILKYYISDVKIISLETLNNRKQYFNYGAIEIGNNSHTIEKHHLLNFHLKMSAREMMCFIHFLPLMIGDLIPNNDDTWLFFLNFLEIIDILMSHKLTQDLIACLKRLIKKHNLDYVTLFKDTLKPKHHFLTHYPSIIQKSGPPRHFWCFKYESKHRELKMYARAITSRKNITLSLAKKCQLKFADFLLNGTKDDDVIKANKHKIDCSYHEILAGRLGDTFKIYDCYSQLKFKGTVYRIGYYVTKFTYELSFYEILEIILVNTTNEIILILKQIRVDCYVEHLKSYKIDKNKSEILTTAMPIEDFNGPPININTVLDGSLMIRLKEYF; from the coding sequence atgatttgttttatttgtaaaattagtGTAGATACATTTTCGGCATTGGCTTTTCACTATAAATTTATGCATTTTCTTGATCCTTTAAGCTCATATGAGTGTTCTGAGAGCAACTGTTctcaaacatttcaaaatttgaatggtCTTAGAAGGCATATACTTAGGATACACAATAATAGTTCTAAACTTACTGAAGTTAATAgtgattttaatacaaatacctCGACAAATACCATGATAAACCCAAGTCATATTAATACTTCTTGTGCACCATTAATTGATACAAATatgaatatgttaaataatagtaGTATCACTTCACCATTGTTGAATactaatcattttaatttaaaagaagcTTTAGATTTTCTAAATGTGTCAGCTGTTAAATTTAGTcttcaattacataataataataacttttctagaaaagatattttaaatattcaatgtgaaatttctgataaaatattaaattcaattatattattgctcAAAGGTACTTTACTAGATAAGATTAATGATCCTTTATTAATATCAACCACAAATATGATTATATCTGAAATTTCttcactttttaaatattgtggTAGTGAATATAAGTTGAACAAGTGGTTGTCTAACAAGGAATTAACTGCAGATATTGTGCAattcacaataaataatgaaatcaatTTTGTGTCTCATGCTGGTGAAAATGAGTatgatgaaataaatacaaagggaattttatttccattaaaattccagtttcaaaaatattatgaaaaaaatgatttacttattcaaacattacaattatatgataatttaaatatctcaGATGAtagttttttatctaatttCATTCAAGGGTCTTTATGGAAagataaagtaaaattatatcaaaataaaatagttcttccttatttcatatatattgaTGACTTTGAAATCAACAATCCCTTAGGTTCAAATGCAAATTTTCAATCTATATctgctgtatattatagttttcctCTGAGTAAAAACAACTCAAAaatttcagaaatatttttagCTGCTTTAATTAAAGCAaaagatttaaaacattttggaaaTGATTTATGTTTTAAGAATTTAGTTGATGAATTGAATAGCTTAGAAAGAGATGGGATTTCTATAAACACATCGTGTGGTAAAAAAAACGTGCATTTTATTTTGGGATTAGTTATTGGAGATAACTTGGGTCTAAATTGTATATGTGATTTTAGTAAGTCATTTTCTGCTAATTTTTACTGTCGATTTTGCAAAGTAAACAAATCATTGACCAAACATTTGGCTGTAGAAGATGAATCAATGCTTAGAGATGTTCATAATTATCAAACAGATGTTGAAATAAATGACTTTAAGGTAACAGGTATATACAAAGAATGTATTTTGAATCAAATCGATTCTTTCCACGTTACAACAAATTACTGTATTGATGTTATGCATGATCTTTTTGAAGGTGTTTGTCACTACAATGTATGccatatacttaaatattacatttcagaTGTTAAAATCATTTCCTTGGAAACACTAAATAAtaggaaacaatattttaattatggtgCCATAGAAATAGGTAATAACTCTCATACCATTGAAAAAcaccatttattaaattttcatttaaaaatgtcggcTAGAGAAATGAtgtgttttattcattttttacccTTAATGATAGGtgatttaatacctaataacgaTGATACttggctattttttttaaactttctgGAGATTATTGACATATTAATGTCACATAAGCTGACACAAGATTTAATAGCTTGCCTTAAACGActcataaaaaaacataatttagattatgttacattatttaaaGACACATTAAAACCTAAACACCACTTCTTAACTCATTATCcttcaataattcaaaaatcTGGACCACCTAGGCATTTTTGGTGTTTCAAATATGAATCGAAACACAGAGAACTGAAAATGTATGCCCGTGCTATAAcatcaagaaaaaatataacccTATCATTAGCAAAAAAATGCCAGTTAAAATTTgcagattttttattaaacgggACAAAAGATGATGATGTTATTAAagctaataaacataaaattgattGTAGTTACCATGAGATACTAGCTGGCAGATTAGgggatacatttaaaatatatgactgTTACTCACAATTGAAATTTAAAGGTACAGTGTATAGAATTggatattatgtaacaaaatttACATATGAACttagtttttatgaaattttagaaattattctaGTAAACACAACAAATGAAATCATATTAATTCTTAAACAAATTAGAGTTGATTGCTATGTTGAACATTTGAAATCATATAAGATCGACAAAAATAAATCTGAAATTCTTACTACAGCTATGCCAATAGAGGATTTTAATGGTCCACCAATAAACATTAATACAGTTTTGGATGGATCATTAATGATTCGATTAAAAGAATATTTCTAa
- the LOC132934892 gene encoding uncharacterized protein LOC132934892 isoform X2 — MSQSYQLPDNCSNVFDNISVDENQPMDMLSPTLENNEVKVLLESWDLVFLYQTCINHYIDMAALKNMQVHHVEKLLLSYPLGIIIKFETSLKLWQKPLFVNISMDQKQQMDMLFPTIENNEVKVILESWDLVFLHQTCIDNYIDIAALKNMQVHHIEKLLLLYPLGIIIKFEKSLKLWQNTFSEKDINTLTNISDSSITSALPLSIPQSKTSFCLETVFEENNQCAYVIDYFHQHNCLNDSCRSIIVTAIINHIIKAKISMSITLANVIGDTIVAKFPTELKDIYFIKDSINKTPKGKIYSKYFNTIKQLQNHGLVDKKIYQSTETNLPTNRSSSSFDKMIEIEDVSIYISQLHHEVLTWPEIETIWLKTTNYRLKNIKEEGNIFLHWKHFKEPMGYRLVNIDFKKMYPNCNFIENFEKSQANVLTVLKEKIKDPSSKKQLDEMSKTAHLTENCKNAVLFFLLHSVFIPTSKKTTRDENGKISLKKFSIRDSQNSFVILGKTSAELEELLSKKNTKIQPCLLIVGEINDPKQIMVYFDGIKYIINTIVKAIEICFNIFYVFNIEYPLESSNFWLFIQTYYFKIKTIYDKPCIQVNQTISQLKTYEKKNNT, encoded by the exons ATGAGCCAATCATATCAGTTACCAGACAACTGttcaaatgtatttgataatatcagTGTAGATGAGAATCAACCGATGGATATGTTATCTCCAACATTGGAAAATAATGAAGTTAAAGTCCTCTTAGAGTCATGGGATCTAGTGTTTCTGTATCAAACTTgcataa atCATTATATTGATATGGCAGCGTTAAAAAACATGCAAGTACATCATGtagaaaaacttttattgtCTTATCCACttggcataataataaaatttgaaacaagtCTTAAGTTATGGCAAAAACCACTATTTGTTAATATCAGTATGGATCAGAAACAACAGATGGATATGTTATTTCcaacaatagaaaataatgaaGTTAAAGTTATCTTAGAGTCATGGGATCTAGTGTTTCTGCATCAAACTTGCATAG atAATTACATTGATATAGCAGCGTTAAAGAACATGCAAGTACATCATATAGAGAAACTTTTATTGCTTTATCCACTtggcataataattaaatttgaaaaaagtctTAAGTTATGGCAAAATACGTTTTCGGAAAAGGACATAAATACTTTGACCAATATATCTGATTCATCAATAACGTCAGCGTTACCTTTATCTATTCCTCAGTCAAAAACATCATTTTGTCTTGAAACTgtatttgaagaaaataatcAGTGTGCCTATGTAATTGATTATTTCCATCAACATAATTGTTTAAATGATTCATGCAGATCAATAATTGTAACTgctatcataaatcatattataaaagcaAAAATATCAATGTCTATTACTTTAGCAAATGTTATAGGAGACACAATTGTTGCTAAATTCCCCACTGAATTAAAA gacaTATACTTCATTAAAGATTCCATTAATAAAACTCCTAAAGGGAAAATTTATTCTAAGTACTTCAATACCATCAAACAACTACAAAACCATGGTCTAGTTGATAAGAAAATATATCAGTCAACAGAAACAAATTTGCCTACAAACcgatcatcatcatcatttgataaaatgatag AAATTGAAGATGTCAGTATATATATTTCACAATTGCATCATGAAGTACTTACATGGCCTGAAATAGAAACAATATGGTTGAAAACAActaattatagattaaaaaatattaaagaggagggaaatatttttcttcattGGAAGCACTTTAAAGAACCAATGGGATATAGACTT gttaatattgatttcaaaaaaatgtatcctaactgcaattttattgaaaactttgaaaaatctcaggcaaatgtattaactgtactgaaagaaaaaataaaagacCCTAGTTCAAAAAAACAATTAGATGAAATGTCAAAAACTGCACACTTAACTGAaa attgTAAAAATGCTGTTCTATTCTTCCTTCTTCATTCGGTGTTTATTCCAACATCTAAAAAGACAACAAGAGATGAAAATGGCAAAATTTCATTGAAGAAGTTTTCAATTCGAGATTCTCAAAATAGTTTTGTCATATTGGGAAAAACTAGTGCAGAATTGGAggaattattatctaaaaaaaatacaaaaattcaacCATGCTTGTTGATAGTTGGTGAAATTAATGATCCTAAACAAATAATGGTGTACTTCGAtggcattaaatatattataaataccattgTAAAAGCCATTGAAATAtgctttaatattttctatgtttttaatattgaatatccgCTAGAATCTTCAAACTTTTggttatttattcaaacatactattttaagattaaaactatttatgatAAGCCTTGTATACAAGTTAACCAAACAATTTCCCAACTAAAaacttacgaaaaaaaaaacaatacttaa